A genomic region of Papaver somniferum cultivar HN1 unplaced genomic scaffold, ASM357369v1 unplaced-scaffold_11629, whole genome shotgun sequence contains the following coding sequences:
- the LOC113329392 gene encoding synaptotagmin-5-like: MKTSKTIKNQLNPVWNEHYEFIVEDETTQNLVVKVFDDDGIRAAELIGCVCLKLKDLEPDKVKDIWLKLVKDLDVQRDKKNRGQVRT; this comes from the exons ATGAAAACAAGCAAAACAATT AAAAACCAGTTAAATCCTGTATGGAATGAACATTATGAGTTTATAGTTGAAGATGAAACTACTCAGAACTTAGTAGTAAAGGTTTTTGATGATGACGGAATTCGGGCAGCTGAGCTTATAGGATGCGTTTGCTTGAAGCTGAAGGACCTTGAGCCAGATAAAGTGAAGGATATATGGTTgaaattggtgaaggatttgGATGTCCAGAGAGATAAGAAGAATCGGGGTCAGGTAAGAACATAA